The Synechocystis sp. PCC 6714 genome includes the window CAATCCATTCCAACCCATATGGGGAATGGTTAGCTCCGGCTCAGAAAGGAAGTGTTTCACCAACCCGGGGATGATACTTAGCCCCTTTTCCTCCCCTTCTTCGGAACTGTCGAACAACAATTGGGAACCTAAACAAATCCCTAAGAACGGTTTCCCCATGGCGATCGCCTTTTTCAGTACTTCATCCAAACCCCTTGCCCGCAAATGTTGCATTGCCGGATCAAAGGAGCCCACTCCGGGTAAAACAATGGCAGTGGCGGCCTCAATAACATTGGCCCGATCACTCACCTGGGGATTGCCCCCCACCTTCTCCAAACCTTTACACACAGAATGGAGATTGCCCATATCATAGTCAACGACGGCAATATAACCCATGGGAAAGAAAACTCCAAAGTAGGACAAAGTCAGGTTATTGTTGCCAATGCCTGACCCCCGCTTGGCCATTGTAAGCAAAGTTGACCAGCCCCCAGGGAAGTTCCGCCATTTATTTGGACTAGATGGAGTATCAAGACAAAAAATTTCTGCTTAAACCTGGGATCAAGTTCGCCATTGGGCAATTTTGATATTAGAATTCAGCCAACACACCAATTTCACCAATCCATTGGCATTATTTGAGATTTGAGAACCATGGGGCATGAAAAAACTAGAGTCGGTATCATTGGCGCGTCGGGCTATGGCGGCATTCAGTTAGTACGATTATTGTTGGAACATCCCCAGGTGGAATTGACCTACCTAGCGGGGCATAGCAGTGCAGGTAAACCCTACAGTGATCTTTATCCCCATTTAACCCACCGGGTAAATCTGACCATAGAACCCATTGACCTAGAGGCGATCGCCAACCGTTGTGATGCGGTGTTCCTTGGTTTACCCAATGGTTTAGCCTGTGACATGGCCCCAGAATTACTGGCTAAAGGTTGCAAAGTTTTAGACCTGTCGGCGGACTATCGTTTCCGTAACCTCAACACCTACACGGAATGGTACAAAAAAGGACGTCAAGACCAAGCTACAAATAGCCAAGCTGTTTACGGCCTGCCAGAATTGTACCGGGATGCCATTAAGGATGCTCAACTAATTGGTTGCCCCGGATGTTACCCCACCGCCAGTTTATTAGCCCTTTCCCCCTTGCTTAAACAGGGTTTAATTGTGCCCGAAACCGCCATTATTGATGCTAAGTCCGGTACCTCCGGCGGGGGTAGAGAGGCAAAGGTGAATATGCTCCTAGCAGAAGCAGAAGGATCTTTGGGAGCCTATGGAGTTGCCAAACACCGCCATACTCCTGAGATTGAACAGGTTGCCAGTGATTTGGCCGGTACGGAGTTACAAGTACAGTTCACTCCCCATTTAATTCCCATGGTGCGGGGCATTTTGGCCACCGTTTATGCAACCCTGCGGGATCCAGGTTTAGTGCGAGACGATTTAATCACCATTTACAGTGCTTTTTACCGGGCTTCTCCCTTTGTGAAGATTTTGCCCCATGGGGTTTATCCCCAAACAAAATGGGCTTGGGGCACTAACCTTTGTTACATCGGCATTGAAGTGGATCCCCGCACCGGTCGAGTTATTGTCCTTTCCGCCATCGATAATTTGGTCAAAGGCCAAGCAGGGCAAGCGGTGCAATGTTTGAACCTCATGATGGGCTGGGAAGAATCCCTTGGTTTGCCCCAACTGGCTTTTTATCCCTAGCCATGGGTTGCACAAGGATGAACCAATCTGGGTTGATTATAGTCATTTCAAATAATTTCGAGACTGCTTAAGTCTTTATTGACAAGCTTTTCGGTGAATTTGACTGCCTCAGTCTTACTAGAAACGACTATATCTAAAAAAGTAAAACTCCCCCGGTAGATAGATCCTGGAGGAGTTATTTTTTCCGATTCATTAACCCGGATTTATTTTTTCAAACAGCCTATCTGGCTATTGTTTATTGTTGGCGATCGCTATAAGCAGGACGACGGCCACCACTGGAGCGGCGGGGTTTGCCCGGTTTACCTTGGTAGCCACCCCCACTTTTGTTCTGGCCACCGCCACCACCAGCATTGCGGCCACGACGAAGAACGGGCTTGTTGAAATCAACTTCCGGCACTTCCCAATCGGTTTTCATCCATTGGGGGCAACTTTGGTCATAGATCATTTGCAGGGCAGCAGCGGCGATCGCCTGGGCATCGTATTCATCACTCAATTCCCGTACCAAGGGCAAAAAGGAAGCCATTCGCTCACCGGTTAATGCCTCTTTGAGCTGTTCCTGCAGTTTTTCAATCCGCTTAGCTTCCACCTGGGAACGGTTAGGGATAGCACAAACCTCAATTTGCTGTTTGAGACGGTTTTCAATGGAGCGCAGTAAACGACGGTCAATGGGTTCCACCAGGGCGATCGCCTTACCGGTTTTACCAGCCCGTCCCGTGCGGCCAATGCGGTGAATATAGGTTTCAGCGTTATCGGGCAAATCGAAATTGACCACATGGCTGAGGTTATTAACATCTAAACCCCGGGCGGCAATGTCCGTAGCCACCACCAGCTTGATTTTGCCATCGCGAAAACGCTGCACCAAACGCTCCCGTTGGGATTGGCTCAGGTTGCCATGGTACTCGTCCACGCTATGGCCCGCTTCCTGTAAACGGCTGGTGAGGTCGGCGGCGGTTTGCTTGGTACGAACAAAGATAATGGCGGATTCGGGATCTTCCATTTCCAAAATTGGTTGCAATGCCTTAGCCTTAGACCAACCCCGGGGCACGTGGTAAAGCTGCTGCTCAATGCGGGTGGGGGTAGATTGGGTCTGTTTAACGGTCACCAGGGCGGGATCATTTAAAAATTGGTTGACCAACTCTTTGATTTCCCGGGGCATGGTGGCGGAGAAACAAGCAGTCTGCCTGGTGGGGGGAGTTTTACGCAGAATGGTTTTCACATCGTCAATGAAGCCCATGCTCAGCATTTCGTCCGCTTCATCCAGCACCACCCATTGGATGGTTTCCAGTTTGAGTTTTTTGCGGTCAATTAGGTCAATCACCCGTCCAGGAGTCCCTACTACAATTTGTACCCCCCGCTCCAGGCTGCGAATTTGTCGCTCGATGGACTGGCCACCGTAAACATTCAAAATAAACAGACGGCGCTCATGGGAAAAGTCCTTCATTGCCTCCGCCACCTGCTGGGCTAATTCCCGGGTGGGGGTCAAAATTAAGGCTTGCAAATCCCCCTCGGGATCAATACGGTCCATCAAAGGTAGGGCAAAGGCGGCGGTTTTACCCGTGCCGGTTTGGGATTGGGCGAGCATGTCCCGGCCGCTCAGAAGCAGGGGAATGGCTTCAGTTTGAATTTGGGTGGGGGACTCAAAGCCAATGTCGGCCAAGAGTTGACAACGTTTTTCAGAAAGACCAAGGTCGGCGAAAGTACTAGTCAAAGTATTAGTCATGGAAAAGTTCAATAATTTCGGATAACAAAAGACGGTTTAGTGGGCAAATAATTAATAATTAAAAAGTTTGCGGGAATGGCTGGGAACCAACCGTCAATAACACAGCCAGTCCATTCCCCTAGTTGAATAGCTAAAAAACCCTAGCCTCCTCGGCGGTCATACCGTACAGGTCATAATCGTCGGTGGCAGTGACTACGACCGGGACGATTTCATTCAAATTGGCATTGCCCTTGACGTAAACCAATCCGTCCACCTCTGGAGCAAAGCGGGTGGCCCGGCCGATGAATTCCCCAGTGCTGGGATTTTCCTGTTCAATCAGTACGTCTAGGGTCTGCCCTAAACAGGCGGCATTTTTCTGGGCTGAAATGGGTTGCTGTAGGGCCATCAACCGATCCCGGCGATCGCCCATTACCTCTTCCGGCACGGGGTTAGCCAGATCAAAGGCGGCGGTACCCTCCTCTGGAGAAAAGGTGAATACCCCCACATGGTCAAACCGATGGCGCTGGACAAAGCCCAGCAAATGCTCAAAATTTTCCTCCGTTTCCCCAGGAAAGCCCACAATAAAAGTAGTACGCAAGACGGCATCGGGGAGGGCTGCTTTTAACCTTTCGATGATGTTGTCGTTAACCTGACCCTGCCAGGGACGATTCATGGCCCTGAGAATATCAGGATGGGAATGTTGCAGGGGTAAATCCAAATAGGGGAGGACGTTGGGCGTAGTGGCGATCGCCTCAATGACTTTGGGGGTCAACCCAGTGGGGTAGGCGTAGTGAATACGAATCCAGGGAATATCAACTTTGCCTAAGGCTCGGAGCAACTCCGCTAACCTCGGCTCCCCATACAAATCCAACCCATAATTGGTAGTGATTTGGGAGATGAGAATCAATTCCTTTACCCCTTGGCTGGCCAGTTGTTCGGCCTCAGCCACAATGGACTCAATGGGGCGAGACCGCTGTTTGCCCCGCAGTTGGGGAATAATGCAAAAAGCACAGCGGTAATCACATCCCTCCGCCACCCGTAGATAGGCGATCGCCTCATTGGTGGTGCGATAGCGGGGTAAATTTTCGTCAGCAATAAAGCTGGGATTGGGGGAAATGGCTTTAACTCGCTGCCCCTGTTCCGTGCGTCGGATAATATCAACAATATTTTGGTAATCTCCGGTGCCCACCACGGCCACCGCTTCGGGAATCTCCTCTAAAAGTTGCTCCTGGAAATGCTGGGCCAGACAACCGGAAATAACGATTTTCTTTTTTGCTTCCGCTAGTTCTACTAACGTTCTGACTGATTCCTGGCGAGCATCTTGAATAAAACTACAGGTATTGACGATGACGTAATCTGCTAATTCTTCGTTGGCATCGACTTGGTAACCCGCTTCCACTAGCAGCCCTAGCATGTGTTCAGAATCAATGCGGTTTTTTTCGCAACCCAAATGGTTGATGGCGATCGTTGGCGTTTGGCCCATAAATTATTTACTGGATATTGACTGAGTTTAAGTCCAAGGAATGTAGGGTAGGGACTAAACCAAGCAATGATCAGCAAATTCTGTAGACACAGCCTGCGGATGGGGAACGGTGGTCAGACCCTTTTTTGTTTGTAAAGACATTGTAACAGACTTAGACCAGAAAGCCCGTTGGCAGTTGGTGTAATGTTATACATTTCCTGACATTAATCCCAGTATTCTCCTGTTTGAGGTTTAAACTCTCAGCGGAAAAAGTCACCTTAATCAACCAAAAGATAGAAATATGACTAAAAATCAC containing:
- the rimO gene encoding 30S ribosomal protein S12 methylthiotransferase RimO, which codes for MGQTPTIAINHLGCEKNRIDSEHMLGLLVEAGYQVDANEELADYVIVNTCSFIQDARQESVRTLVELAEAKKKIVISGCLAQHFQEQLLEEIPEAVAVVGTGDYQNIVDIIRRTEQGQRVKAISPNPSFIADENLPRYRTTNEAIAYLRVAEGCDYRCAFCIIPQLRGKQRSRPIESIVAEAEQLASQGVKELILISQITTNYGLDLYGEPRLAELLRALGKVDIPWIRIHYAYPTGLTPKVIEAIATTPNVLPYLDLPLQHSHPDILRAMNRPWQGQVNDNIIERLKAALPDAVLRTTFIVGFPGETEENFEHLLGFVQRHRFDHVGVFTFSPEEGTAAFDLANPVPEEVMGDRRDRLMALQQPISAQKNAACLGQTLDVLIEQENPSTGEFIGRATRFAPEVDGLVYVKGNANLNEIVPVVVTATDDYDLYGMTAEEARVF
- the argC gene encoding N-acetyl-gamma-glutamyl-phosphate reductase → MGHEKTRVGIIGASGYGGIQLVRLLLEHPQVELTYLAGHSSAGKPYSDLYPHLTHRVNLTIEPIDLEAIANRCDAVFLGLPNGLACDMAPELLAKGCKVLDLSADYRFRNLNTYTEWYKKGRQDQATNSQAVYGLPELYRDAIKDAQLIGCPGCYPTASLLALSPLLKQGLIVPETAIIDAKSGTSGGGREAKVNMLLAEAEGSLGAYGVAKHRHTPEIEQVASDLAGTELQVQFTPHLIPMVRGILATVYATLRDPGLVRDDLITIYSAFYRASPFVKILPHGVYPQTKWAWGTNLCYIGIEVDPRTGRVIVLSAIDNLVKGQAGQAVQCLNLMMGWEESLGLPQLAFYP
- a CDS encoding DEAD/DEAH box helicase — translated: MTNTLTSTFADLGLSEKRCQLLADIGFESPTQIQTEAIPLLLSGRDMLAQSQTGTGKTAAFALPLMDRIDPEGDLQALILTPTRELAQQVAEAMKDFSHERRLFILNVYGGQSIERQIRSLERGVQIVVGTPGRVIDLIDRKKLKLETIQWVVLDEADEMLSMGFIDDVKTILRKTPPTRQTACFSATMPREIKELVNQFLNDPALVTVKQTQSTPTRIEQQLYHVPRGWSKAKALQPILEMEDPESAIIFVRTKQTAADLTSRLQEAGHSVDEYHGNLSQSQRERLVQRFRDGKIKLVVATDIAARGLDVNNLSHVVNFDLPDNAETYIHRIGRTGRAGKTGKAIALVEPIDRRLLRSIENRLKQQIEVCAIPNRSQVEAKRIEKLQEQLKEALTGERMASFLPLVRELSDEYDAQAIAAAALQMIYDQSCPQWMKTDWEVPEVDFNKPVLRRGRNAGGGGGQNKSGGGYQGKPGKPRRSSGGRRPAYSDRQQ
- the hisH gene encoding imidazole glycerol phosphate synthase subunit HisH is translated as MGYIAVVDYDMGNLHSVCKGLEKVGGNPQVSDRANVIEAATAIVLPGVGSFDPAMQHLRARGLDEVLKKAIAMGKPFLGICLGSQLLFDSSEEGEEKGLSIIPGLVKHFLSEPELTIPHMGWNGLELNQPNLCLWRDLPPRPQVYFVHSYYMAPIDPQVVAASVTHGSQTVAAAIAKDNVMAVQFHPEKSSTLGLKILANFVKKVV